The sequence below is a genomic window from Sorangiineae bacterium MSr12523.
TCGTCATCGATTACGTGCCGCCCGAAAATTGGATCGTGGGAGGCGCCACCTTGGCCGCGCAGGGCAAAAACAGCTTCTACTTCGACATCAAGGTGGTCGATGGAACGAACACCAAAGACGAAAAGGCACAGTACATCGCCGAGTGCTTCGAGGCCTTCGGCGAGCTTCTGGGGCCTTTGCACGAGGAAAGCTACATTTACGTCCAGGAGGTGTCGGCCGACGCCTATGGTTTCGGCGGGGCGACACAGGAATTTCGCTACATTCGCTCGAA
It includes:
- a CDS encoding 4-oxalocrotonate tautomerase, whose product is MPILTVKVSQPASPSLNKAISEMLLERTTRILRKKRELTAIVIDYVPPENWIVGGATLAAQGKNSFYFDIKVVDGTNTKDEKAQYIAECFEAFGELLGPLHEESYIYVQEVSADAYGFGGATQEFRYIRSKS